The Acidobacteriota bacterium DNA segment GGCCCGCCCTTGCAACCCCGACGGCTTGACACGAGCGCCCGTGTCTAGCTAGGTTAGCTAATCATGATCACCGTGAACATGCACGAGGCCAAGACGCGGCTGTCGGAGCTCGTGCGGGCGGTCGAGGAGCGCGGCGAGACCGTCGTGCTCTGTCGCGACGGCCAGGAGGTCGCCGAGATCCGCCGGCGCCCCGCGCGCCGCCGCGCCCGCAACCTGCGCCCCGACCCGCGGTTCCGCGTGGAGTTCGCGCCCGGCTACACGCCCACCGAACCGCTCGACGACACCGAGTGGCCCGAGGACCTGCGGTGAACGTCCTGCTCGACACGTGCGCGCTCGTCGCGCTCGCGCGCGGCGACCTGCCCCGGCGCGCGGCCGACGCCCTGCGCGCCGCGCCCGACGCCTTCGTCTCCGTCGTCAGCCCGTGGGAAGTGGCCATC contains these protein-coding regions:
- a CDS encoding type II toxin-antitoxin system Phd/YefM family antitoxin, whose protein sequence is MITVNMHEAKTRLSELVRAVEERGETVVLCRDGQEVAEIRRRPARRRARNLRPDPRFRVEFAPGYTPTEPLDDTEWPEDLR